Proteins from one Natrinema salinisoli genomic window:
- a CDS encoding DUF7282 domain-containing protein, with the protein MNARKQLLVVLVALLVVCSGGAMAIAGASGSGVDQSTDSSEDEYDSADADSTDETDTEQEETDTATGLQEDNATPIEPDDGENETDAQQGAYVTFNDQTTEGDTVVVENVSLASPGFVTIHNSSLLVGNVFESVIGTSAYLEAGTHENVEITLDEPLEEDETLIAMPHRDTNDNETYDFVETEGAADGPFLTPDDEPVTDDAVVTVDGMADEEPVEEEPVDDNETEDNVTDEPVEEEPVDDNETDDVTDEPVDDNETDDVTDEPVDDNETDDVTDEPVEEEPVEEEPVDDDETEDDVTDEPVDDNETDDNVTDEPVEEDPFEEEPTDDDNVTEEPIDELPVDGEQQPVFVTVEELTVEDLTVENATVYVLVVGENVTSDNISDELDNVTEDEMPVEEDPFEDNETDDNVTDDPFEDNETDDNVTDDPFEDNETDDNVTDDPFEDNETDDNVTDEPTEEVTAESFTVSNLEAPESATVGEDITVTADIENPTDEERTEAVQFRLEGDLLAQEDVTLESGASTEIEFEVDTSNLAAGTYTHMVLTDEAGELATLELTEETDDGLNETTDTDTESALGFIAA; encoded by the coding sequence ATGAACGCACGCAAACAGTTACTCGTCGTACTAGTCGCGCTGCTGGTCGTTTGCTCGGGCGGGGCGATGGCCATAGCCGGAGCGTCCGGCAGTGGCGTCGACCAGAGCACCGACAGCAGCGAGGACGAGTACGACTCGGCGGACGCGGATTCGACAGACGAAACGGATACCGAACAAGAAGAGACGGACACAGCGACCGGGCTCCAGGAAGACAACGCGACACCGATAGAGCCCGACGACGGAGAGAACGAAACGGACGCCCAACAGGGCGCGTACGTGACGTTCAACGATCAGACGACCGAGGGCGATACGGTCGTCGTCGAGAACGTCTCGCTCGCGAGCCCCGGCTTCGTGACGATCCACAATAGCAGTCTCCTCGTGGGGAACGTCTTTGAGAGCGTCATCGGGACGTCGGCATACCTCGAGGCGGGAACGCACGAGAACGTCGAAATCACGCTCGACGAACCGCTCGAGGAAGACGAGACCCTGATCGCGATGCCGCATCGCGACACGAATGACAACGAGACGTACGACTTCGTCGAAACCGAGGGTGCGGCCGATGGCCCGTTCCTCACTCCCGACGATGAACCGGTGACCGACGACGCGGTAGTCACCGTCGATGGGATGGCCGACGAAGAACCGGTTGAGGAAGAGCCGGTCGACGACAACGAAACTGAGGATAACGTCACCGACGAACCTGTCGAGGAAGAGCCGGTCGACGACAATGAAACCGACGACGTCACTGACGAACCGGTCGACGACAACGAAACCGACGACGTCACTGACGAACCGGTCGACGACAACGAAACCGACGACGTCACTGATGAACCGGTCGAAGAAGAACCGGTCGAGGAAGAGCCGGTCGATGACGACGAAACCGAGGACGACGTCACTGACGAACCGGTCGACGACAACGAAACCGACGACAACGTCACTGACGAACCGGTCGAAGAAGATCCATTCGAGGAAGAGCCAACCGATGATGACAACGTCACCGAAGAACCGATAGACGAGCTCCCCGTCGATGGTGAGCAACAGCCCGTCTTCGTCACCGTCGAAGAGCTAACTGTCGAAGATCTGACTGTTGAGAACGCCACCGTGTACGTTCTCGTCGTTGGCGAAAACGTGACATCCGACAACATCTCGGACGAACTCGACAACGTAACCGAGGACGAAATGCCGGTCGAGGAAGACCCGTTCGAGGACAACGAAACCGACGACAACGTCACTGACGATCCGTTCGAGGACAACGAAACCGACGACAACGTCACTGACGATCCGTTCGAGGACAACGAAACAGACGACAACGTCACTGACGATCCGTTCGAGGACAACGAAACAGACGACAACGTCACTGACGAACCGACCGAGGAGGTGACGGCTGAATCCTTCACCGTCAGCAATCTCGAGGCTCCCGAAAGCGCTACTGTCGGTGAGGACATCACCGTCACGGCGGACATCGAGAACCCGACCGACGAGGAACGGACGGAGGCCGTCCAGTTCCGTCTCGAGGGTGACCTCCTCGCCCAGGAAGACGTGACCCTCGAAAGCGGTGCGAGCACCGAGATCGAGTTCGAGGTCGATACGAGCAACCTCGCGGCTGGCACCTACACCCACATGGTGCTGACCGACGAAGCCGGTGAGCTCGCAACCCTGGAGCTGACGGAAGAGACCGACGACGGTCTCAACGAAACCACTGACACGGACACCGAATCCGCGCTCGGATTCATCGCGGCCTAA
- a CDS encoding DUF7344 domain-containing protein — MSVQTDRTDPLEESEVFHILGNDRRRAIVQLLASEGGQIDVSDVASEIAATESDTTPVPNNLYKSVYVSLQQTHLPQLEEDAVIEYDSDSKTIQSGQHFEEVFQYVDGHTDDHSRVLQVHLGLCILGLAIIALAGLEVPLLSSIDPVLSSVLVFLAVAASSLYRLLE; from the coding sequence ATGTCAGTTCAAACGGACAGAACTGACCCGCTCGAAGAGAGCGAGGTGTTTCACATCCTCGGCAACGATAGACGGCGGGCTATCGTACAGCTGCTCGCTTCGGAGGGCGGACAGATCGACGTCTCCGACGTGGCGAGTGAGATCGCCGCGACCGAATCCGATACCACGCCCGTTCCGAACAACCTCTACAAGAGCGTCTACGTCTCCCTCCAGCAGACCCATCTCCCCCAACTCGAGGAAGACGCCGTCATCGAGTACGATTCCGACTCGAAGACGATTCAATCCGGGCAGCATTTCGAGGAGGTCTTCCAGTACGTCGACGGCCACACCGACGATCACTCGCGAGTCCTGCAAGTCCATCTCGGGCTTTGCATTCTCGGTCTCGCCATCATCGCACTTGCCGGGCTCGAGGTCCCGCTCCTTTCGAGTATCGATCCGGTTCTCTCGAGCGTGCTCGTGTTTCTCGCCGTCGCAGCGAGCAGTCTGTACCGACTGCTCGAATAG
- a CDS encoding DUF7563 family protein — MESSTAGARCRNCGTHVTQQFARVFGDNGDIVHGCPSCTTYREMQSGGHLPGD; from the coding sequence ATGGAATCGTCGACAGCCGGCGCCCGATGTCGAAACTGCGGAACGCACGTGACACAGCAGTTCGCTCGCGTCTTCGGTGACAACGGCGATATCGTCCACGGCTGTCCGTCCTGTACGACCTATCGGGAGATGCAATCCGGTGGTCACCTTCCCGGCGACTGA
- a CDS encoding winged helix-turn-helix domain-containing protein, with protein MSTHASNTRSESTANPSAQLDVLGDDCARTILVATSDGPKTAKELTERTDSSSATVYRRINNLLESDLLAECVRFDDDGSHTTAYEATVDLLQVRIAADGIDVAVSDGEE; from the coding sequence ATGTCAACGCACGCGAGCAACACGCGATCGGAATCGACTGCCAATCCATCGGCCCAGCTCGACGTCCTCGGGGACGACTGCGCTCGAACGATCCTCGTCGCGACGAGCGACGGCCCGAAGACGGCGAAGGAACTGACCGAACGAACGGATAGTTCGTCGGCGACGGTCTACCGACGAATCAACAACCTCCTCGAGAGCGATCTCCTGGCGGAGTGTGTGCGGTTCGACGACGACGGCTCACACACGACGGCCTACGAGGCGACTGTCGACCTCCTCCAGGTTCGGATCGCCGCGGATGGGATCGACGTTGCGGTTTCGGACGGCGAGGAGTGA
- a CDS encoding PadR family transcriptional regulator, with protein MHDLTGFQRDLLYVIAGADRPSGQTVKDEVEKYYSSEINHGRLYPNLDTLVNKELVEKGQLDRRTNYYAITESGRQQIEERREWEAQYVEF; from the coding sequence ATGCACGATCTGACCGGCTTCCAGCGCGACCTGTTGTACGTGATCGCAGGTGCCGATCGGCCGTCGGGACAGACTGTCAAAGACGAGGTCGAGAAGTACTACAGTTCGGAGATCAATCACGGACGGCTGTATCCGAACCTGGACACGCTCGTCAACAAGGAGTTGGTCGAAAAGGGCCAGCTCGATAGGCGAACGAACTACTACGCGATCACCGAATCCGGTCGACAGCAGATCGAAGAGCGACGGGAGTGGGAGGCACAGTACGTCGAATTTTAG
- a CDS encoding DUF1616 domain-containing protein, with protein MSHRRNTWMGLSLVRRYPIDLAAVSIGAVLAYLIVTSVGRESGLRLFVTFPLALFLPGYALVSALFPAGARDPAETPTTTAEGRPRGIDVTERAGLGFVLSLAVIPLVVILLPLAGVGLTATSIVTVLSVGTIVVAQVGVVRRLRTPDSERFSVSPAVALERLVGDDNALATASTVFLVLAIGAAISALFVAVLFPVSAGGFSELALYSENEAGEVVAGELPSEIESGESIPLTIAIENQEGTDREYTVVVQEQFLEDGTVVERTELRRIDATVSDGATGTGERSVTPTAEPGDTVRISVLLYDGDPPTSPTNENAAEETHFWVTVTEE; from the coding sequence ATGAGCCATCGGCGAAATACCTGGATGGGGTTGAGCCTCGTTCGGCGGTATCCGATCGATCTCGCGGCCGTCTCGATCGGTGCGGTACTCGCGTACCTGATCGTGACGTCGGTCGGACGTGAGAGCGGCCTCCGGCTCTTCGTGACGTTTCCGCTCGCCCTCTTTCTTCCCGGTTACGCACTCGTGTCGGCGCTGTTCCCGGCAGGCGCACGCGATCCGGCGGAGACGCCGACCACGACTGCTGAGGGCCGCCCACGAGGAATCGACGTCACCGAGCGCGCCGGACTGGGGTTCGTTCTGTCACTGGCGGTCATCCCTCTGGTCGTCATACTGCTGCCCCTCGCCGGAGTCGGGTTGACTGCGACGTCGATCGTAACGGTACTCAGCGTCGGGACGATCGTCGTCGCACAGGTCGGCGTCGTTCGACGGCTCCGAACGCCGGACAGCGAACGGTTTTCCGTCTCACCGGCCGTGGCTCTCGAGCGGCTCGTCGGCGACGACAACGCGCTCGCGACCGCGTCGACGGTGTTCCTCGTCCTGGCGATCGGGGCGGCGATCAGTGCGTTGTTCGTAGCCGTCCTGTTTCCCGTGTCGGCCGGCGGGTTCAGCGAACTCGCGCTCTACAGCGAAAACGAGGCCGGCGAGGTCGTCGCCGGCGAACTTCCCAGCGAGATCGAGTCCGGGGAATCGATCCCCCTGACGATCGCGATCGAAAACCAGGAGGGGACCGACCGGGAGTACACGGTCGTCGTCCAGGAGCAGTTCCTCGAGGACGGGACGGTCGTCGAGCGCACGGAGTTACGGCGCATCGACGCGACGGTGTCGGACGGCGCGACGGGGACCGGAGAGCGATCGGTGACGCCGACGGCGGAGCCGGGTGACACGGTTCGGATCAGCGTGTTGCTCTACGACGGCGATCCGCCGACTTCCCCGACGAACGAGAACGCAGCCGAGGAGACCCATTTCTGGGTCACGGTGACCGAGGAGTGA
- a CDS encoding DUF7344 domain-containing protein has product MSDSELTQAKLFDVFSNARRRRTVQFLKRQGGSCDLAPLVEQVAAWENDTDIDDVTRTQRRRVYISLYQTHLPMLEDHGIVDWDPDGHEIELLPSTERFEPYLDRHLEDQTQWHRRYAAVTVLGCVAFGLAAFAIGPLTTAMAPIIALALCVVVLGLSVAQHVSRRPELQLPFQRASR; this is encoded by the coding sequence ATGTCTGACAGCGAACTCACGCAAGCCAAACTGTTCGATGTCTTTAGCAATGCGCGCCGGCGGCGAACGGTCCAGTTCCTGAAACGGCAGGGCGGGTCCTGCGACCTCGCCCCGCTCGTCGAACAGGTCGCCGCCTGGGAGAACGACACCGATATCGACGACGTGACCCGAACACAGCGACGGCGGGTCTACATCTCGCTGTACCAGACCCACCTGCCCATGCTCGAGGACCACGGTATCGTCGACTGGGACCCGGACGGTCACGAGATCGAGCTGTTGCCGAGCACGGAGCGCTTCGAACCGTATCTCGATCGCCACCTCGAGGATCAAACGCAGTGGCATCGGCGGTACGCGGCCGTGACGGTCCTCGGGTGCGTCGCGTTCGGACTGGCGGCGTTCGCGATCGGACCGTTGACGACGGCCATGGCTCCGATCATTGCACTCGCACTCTGTGTCGTCGTCCTCGGTCTCTCGGTCGCACAGCACGTCTCACGGCGTCCGGAGCTACAGCTTCCGTTCCAGCGTGCGAGCCGATAG
- a CDS encoding acyltransferase produces the protein MSEAVREVIRGDGCLIDDDATVGYGEFDDPTRIGDDATIRAGSIVYGDVTIGDGFATGHDVLVREGTTIGDGVLVGTKTVIDGETTIGDNVSLQTSVYVPTQTTIGSNVFVGPGAVLTNDEYPVRTDDGLEGPTIEDGASIGANATLLPGVTVGENAFVAAGAVVTEDVPADSLAVGTPATVQDLPEPLEGANQLA, from the coding sequence ATGAGCGAAGCGGTCCGTGAGGTGATACGCGGCGACGGTTGTCTGATCGACGACGACGCAACGGTCGGCTACGGCGAGTTCGACGACCCGACTCGGATCGGCGACGACGCGACGATCAGGGCCGGGTCGATCGTCTACGGCGACGTGACGATCGGCGACGGGTTCGCGACCGGCCACGACGTGCTGGTTCGCGAGGGGACGACGATCGGCGACGGCGTCCTCGTCGGAACGAAGACGGTCATCGACGGGGAGACGACGATCGGCGACAACGTCAGCCTCCAGACGTCCGTCTACGTCCCGACGCAGACGACGATCGGGAGCAACGTCTTCGTCGGCCCGGGGGCGGTGTTGACCAACGACGAGTACCCCGTCCGAACCGACGACGGACTCGAGGGGCCGACGATCGAGGACGGCGCATCGATCGGTGCGAACGCGACGCTGTTGCCGGGCGTCACCGTCGGCGAGAACGCGTTCGTCGCGGCCGGTGCCGTCGTCACCGAGGACGTCCCGGCCGACAGTCTGGCCGTCGGGACGCCTGCCACCGTCCAGGACTTACCCGAGCCGCTCGAGGGGGCGAACCAGCTCGCATGA
- a CDS encoding DegT/DnrJ/EryC1/StrS family aminotransferase, which produces MTEPNPETDGGIDSGGGSESGTDAGVGTDGTDSELGSNGEPTPVPIADPELSADAIERVESVLESDRLADGPEVRAFEDEFATYCGADEGVATANGTTALHAALEALGVQDGDAVITSPFSFVASANAIRLAGGTPVFADIDPETYTLDPDAVERVLEERDDIVGILPVHLYGLPADMPALCALADERDLFVVEDACQAHGAAIDGTRVGGFGDAACFSFYPTKNMTTGEGGMIVTDRDDIADRTASYVNHGRDTSGTGGYDHVDLGHNYRLTSVAAAIGRVQLERLSQFNRARRENAAVYDDRFADLPLETPTVPAGSRHVYHQYTVRTDDRDGLETTLSEREVGTGVYYETPIHRLPAYETVSTAAATLPRAERAADEVLSLPVHPGLSERDRRIVVEAVCDHFASQ; this is translated from the coding sequence ATGACCGAACCGAATCCAGAGACCGACGGCGGTATCGATTCCGGTGGCGGTTCCGAGTCCGGCACTGACGCCGGTGTGGGTACCGACGGGACGGACAGCGAGCTCGGATCGAACGGAGAGCCGACGCCGGTTCCGATCGCTGATCCGGAGCTCAGTGCCGACGCGATCGAACGGGTCGAATCCGTGCTCGAGAGCGACCGGCTCGCCGACGGGCCGGAAGTGAGAGCGTTCGAGGACGAGTTCGCGACCTACTGTGGTGCCGACGAGGGAGTCGCGACGGCGAACGGAACGACCGCGCTCCACGCCGCGCTCGAGGCGCTCGGCGTCCAAGACGGTGACGCGGTGATCACCTCGCCGTTTTCGTTCGTGGCGAGCGCGAACGCGATTCGACTGGCCGGCGGGACGCCGGTCTTCGCCGATATCGATCCCGAGACGTACACCCTGGACCCGGACGCCGTCGAGCGAGTACTCGAGGAGCGAGACGACATCGTCGGTATCCTTCCCGTCCACCTCTACGGGCTGCCCGCCGACATGCCCGCGCTGTGTGCCCTGGCGGACGAACGCGATCTGTTCGTGGTCGAAGACGCGTGTCAGGCCCACGGAGCGGCGATCGACGGCACTCGAGTCGGCGGGTTCGGCGACGCCGCGTGCTTCTCGTTCTATCCCACGAAGAACATGACGACCGGCGAGGGCGGAATGATCGTCACCGATCGGGACGATATCGCCGACCGAACCGCGAGCTACGTCAATCACGGCCGGGACACGAGCGGCACCGGGGGATACGACCACGTCGATCTCGGCCACAACTACCGACTGACGAGCGTCGCCGCGGCGATCGGCCGCGTCCAACTCGAGCGGCTGTCGCAGTTCAACCGCGCTCGGCGGGAGAACGCCGCCGTGTACGACGACCGGTTCGCCGACCTCCCGCTCGAAACGCCGACGGTGCCGGCGGGCTCTCGACACGTCTACCATCAGTATACGGTTCGGACGGACGACCGGGACGGGCTCGAGACGACCCTCTCGGAACGGGAGGTCGGAACCGGCGTCTACTACGAGACGCCGATCCACCGCCTGCCGGCCTACGAAACGGTCAGCACGGCCGCGGCGACGCTACCCCGAGCCGAACGGGCGGCCGACGAAGTCCTCTCGCTCCCCGTCCATCCCGGGCTCTCCGAGCGCGACCGACGGATCGTCGTCGAAGCAGTGTGCGATCACTTTGCCAGTCAATGA
- a CDS encoding Gfo/Idh/MocA family protein — protein MTTNRRTNTTTEEPIRAGVIGVGSMGQNHARVYGELPTVDLVGVTDRDDEIARNVAREHGTEPVGLEALLDRCDLVTVAVPTGAHYETVSTCLDAGVHVLVEKPIAGTVEEGQQLAEHAREAGLVLQVGHIERFNPAVQTVEDLIGDLDVIGVEAERLGPPVDRTAPGNVIYDLMVHDVDIVGSILDAKPRSIAAMGTDDGQYATATIEYGDVVATVTASRVTQKKVRKLTVTARDCLLEVDYLEQSVLIHRDSYPEYLSGDGQPRYRHESVVERPHVDTGEPLRYELESFVSAVRSGSEPVVTAEDGIQALETVQLIDRLATGPTDDGEDDPSREPEVEA, from the coding sequence ATGACTACGAACCGTAGGACGAACACAACGACCGAAGAACCGATTCGGGCCGGTGTCATCGGCGTCGGCTCGATGGGACAGAACCACGCCCGCGTCTACGGCGAACTACCGACCGTCGACCTCGTCGGTGTCACGGACCGTGACGACGAGATCGCCCGGAACGTCGCCCGCGAGCACGGAACCGAGCCAGTCGGACTCGAGGCGCTGCTCGATCGGTGCGATCTCGTCACGGTGGCCGTCCCGACCGGAGCCCACTACGAGACGGTTTCGACCTGCCTCGACGCGGGCGTCCACGTCCTCGTCGAGAAGCCGATCGCCGGGACCGTCGAGGAGGGGCAGCAGCTGGCCGAGCACGCCCGCGAGGCCGGGCTGGTGTTGCAAGTCGGTCACATCGAACGGTTCAATCCGGCAGTCCAGACGGTCGAAGATCTGATCGGCGACCTGGACGTGATCGGCGTCGAAGCCGAGCGGCTCGGCCCGCCGGTCGACCGGACGGCACCGGGCAACGTCATCTACGACCTGATGGTTCACGACGTCGATATCGTCGGGTCGATACTCGACGCGAAACCGCGATCGATCGCCGCGATGGGAACCGACGACGGGCAGTACGCCACCGCGACGATCGAGTACGGCGACGTCGTCGCGACGGTGACCGCGAGCCGCGTCACCCAGAAGAAGGTGCGAAAGCTCACCGTCACCGCCCGCGACTGCCTCCTCGAGGTGGACTACCTCGAGCAGTCGGTGTTGATCCACCGCGATTCCTACCCCGAATACCTCTCGGGCGACGGCCAGCCCCGCTACCGCCACGAGAGCGTCGTCGAACGCCCCCACGTCGACACCGGCGAACCGCTGCGATACGAGCTCGAGTCGTTCGTCTCGGCGGTTCGATCCGGCTCGGAACCGGTCGTCACCGCCGAGGACGGCATTCAGGCGCTCGAGACGGTCCAGTTGATCGACCGGCTCGCGACGGGGCCGACGGACGACGGCGAGGACGATCCGTCTCGGGAACCGGAGGTGGAAGCCTGA
- a CDS encoding nucleotide sugar dehydrogenase, whose amino-acid sequence MPGGSNGRTDGSDETDEIDSRAASGLYGSSRSERRQRDRLTNGELPVAVYGLGKMGLPLAAVYAETTGNAIGVDVDPAVVDAVADGESHVVGEPGLDELVAEQVDAGRLTATTDGTEAAETARIHVIIVPTLLDDDDQPDLSTVESVVDDIAAGLAPGDLVIAESTLPPGTCRDVLEPHLAAESDLSPDEFGLAFCPERTSSGTALRDIRGRYPKVVGGVDDESTRAAAIVYGELSDNDVHAVSDATTAEAVKVFEGIYRDVNIGLANELGRLADELGISVREAIDTANDLPMCQLHDPGPGVGGHCIPYYPHFLLDRTDEPMHVTRTARRVNDEMPSVVVERLERELERVDTDLADASVVVLGITYRPGVEETRASPAIDVIDALHERGAAVAGVDPLVDPADYGARPVATDDLTEEAFDAAVIVTPHEAFDRIDWDALEPTVVVDGRDAVDLSETAHREYAFAGSSDGRPPRRERTPVSETETGSTPADGEPTPRRTDGGNDV is encoded by the coding sequence ATGCCCGGAGGTTCGAACGGTCGAACTGACGGAAGCGACGAAACCGACGAAATCGATTCCCGGGCGGCGTCCGGGCTGTACGGCTCGAGCCGGTCGGAACGCCGACAGCGCGACCGGTTGACGAACGGCGAGCTCCCGGTCGCGGTCTACGGACTCGGCAAGATGGGACTCCCGCTCGCGGCCGTCTACGCCGAGACGACGGGCAACGCGATCGGCGTCGACGTCGACCCCGCAGTCGTCGACGCGGTTGCCGACGGCGAGAGTCACGTCGTGGGGGAGCCTGGACTCGACGAGCTCGTCGCCGAACAGGTCGACGCCGGTCGGCTCACGGCGACGACGGACGGGACGGAAGCGGCCGAGACGGCACGAATCCACGTCATCATCGTTCCGACGCTGCTGGATGACGACGACCAACCGGACCTCTCGACGGTCGAATCCGTCGTCGACGATATCGCGGCCGGCCTCGCTCCCGGCGACCTGGTGATCGCGGAATCGACGCTCCCGCCGGGGACCTGTCGCGACGTCCTCGAGCCACACCTCGCGGCCGAAAGCGACCTCTCGCCCGACGAGTTCGGGCTCGCGTTCTGTCCGGAACGGACGTCGTCGGGGACGGCGCTGCGGGACATCCGCGGCCGGTACCCGAAGGTCGTCGGCGGCGTCGACGACGAGAGTACGCGAGCCGCAGCGATAGTCTACGGCGAACTCTCGGACAACGACGTTCACGCGGTTTCCGACGCGACGACGGCGGAAGCCGTCAAGGTGTTCGAGGGGATCTACCGCGACGTCAACATCGGCCTCGCGAACGAGCTGGGTCGACTCGCCGACGAGCTCGGAATCTCCGTCCGCGAGGCGATCGACACGGCCAACGACCTCCCGATGTGTCAGTTACACGACCCGGGCCCCGGCGTCGGCGGTCACTGTATTCCCTACTACCCGCACTTCCTGCTCGACCGGACCGACGAACCGATGCACGTGACGCGGACGGCTCGCCGGGTCAACGACGAGATGCCGTCAGTCGTCGTCGAGCGGCTCGAGCGGGAACTCGAACGCGTCGACACCGACCTCGCTGACGCCTCTGTCGTCGTCCTCGGGATAACGTATCGCCCCGGCGTCGAGGAAACCCGCGCCTCGCCCGCGATCGACGTCATCGACGCGCTGCACGAGCGGGGGGCGGCCGTCGCGGGCGTCGACCCGCTCGTCGATCCGGCCGACTACGGCGCGCGGCCGGTCGCGACGGACGACCTGACCGAGGAGGCGTTCGACGCCGCCGTGATAGTCACTCCCCACGAGGCGTTCGACCGAATCGACTGGGACGCCCTCGAGCCCACGGTCGTCGTCGACGGACGGGACGCGGTCGATCTCTCGGAGACGGCACATCGCGAGTACGCCTTCGCGGGCTCGAGCGACGGCCGGCCGCCGCGTCGTGAGCGAACCCCCGTTTCGGAGACGGAGACCGGATCGACACCGGCGGACGGCGAACCGACGCCTCGGCGGACGGACGGTGGAAACGATGTATAA
- a CDS encoding glycosyltransferase family 2 protein gives MYKGKRIGVVVTAYDEAAFVGRVIETVPDFVDRIYAVDDGSPDESWDVIRRVAETINETAADGDTEPALTVADGGDDRRVVPIRHEENHGYGAAVKTGYRRAVDDEIDVVAVMNGDGQMDPAILDRIIDPVVTGEADYAKGNRLLHPEDREDMSRFRFVGNAMLTGLSKFASGYWSIGDPQNGYTAISREAIEWLDLESITDQYGFLNHLLTHLNVAGYRVADVPMSAVYGDEESSIKYVPFVRFVSLLLLQSFCWRLKTRYLVQSFNPAVVFYGTAALGLAGGLSGIVGSLGRAARGEDGIAGVAASFVAALLGLVSLGTAIRLDAEANEPLEVQSVDRTGAAKREREQEDRTAAHPGSR, from the coding sequence ATGTATAAGGGAAAACGGATCGGCGTCGTCGTGACGGCCTACGACGAGGCGGCGTTCGTCGGTCGCGTCATCGAGACGGTCCCGGACTTCGTCGATCGGATCTACGCCGTCGACGACGGTTCGCCGGACGAGAGCTGGGACGTGATCCGACGCGTCGCCGAGACCATCAACGAAACCGCGGCCGATGGAGACACCGAACCGGCTCTCACGGTGGCCGACGGGGGAGACGACCGGCGCGTCGTCCCGATTCGCCACGAGGAGAATCACGGCTACGGCGCGGCCGTCAAGACGGGCTACCGTCGTGCCGTCGACGACGAGATCGACGTCGTCGCCGTCATGAACGGCGACGGACAGATGGATCCCGCGATTCTCGATCGGATCATCGACCCCGTGGTTACCGGCGAGGCCGACTACGCCAAGGGGAACCGACTCCTCCATCCCGAGGACCGCGAGGACATGTCGCGGTTCCGGTTCGTCGGAAACGCCATGCTCACCGGCCTCTCGAAGTTCGCCTCGGGCTACTGGTCGATCGGGGACCCCCAGAACGGGTATACGGCCATCTCGCGGGAGGCGATCGAGTGGCTCGACCTCGAGTCGATCACCGATCAGTACGGCTTCCTCAATCACCTCCTGACGCATCTCAACGTCGCGGGGTATCGGGTCGCGGACGTGCCGATGTCGGCCGTCTACGGCGACGAGGAGAGCAGTATCAAGTACGTGCCGTTCGTCCGGTTCGTCTCGCTGCTGTTGCTCCAGAGTTTCTGCTGGCGGCTGAAGACTCGGTATCTCGTTCAGTCGTTCAATCCGGCGGTCGTCTTCTACGGGACGGCCGCCCTGGGTCTCGCCGGCGGGCTGTCGGGAATCGTCGGCTCGCTCGGCCGGGCGGCGCGAGGCGAGGACGGCATCGCGGGTGTGGCCGCCTCGTTCGTCGCCGCGTTGCTCGGTCTCGTCTCCCTCGGCACCGCGATCCGGCTCGACGCCGAGGCGAACGAACCCCTCGAGGTCCAGTCGGTCGATCGCACTGGAGCGGCGAAACGGGAGCGAGAGCAGGAGGATCGAACGGCAGCACACCCGGGCTCACGGTAA